GCGCTCTGGAACTCGGGGTCATTCCGAAGTCGGCCAGTATCCGGCTGGCGATAGCCCAGGCCGCATCTCTCGCCGCGGCCACCGGGCTTCTCTGCACGATGAACCGGTCGACTTCCTTGCTGATCTTCTCTCCGGTCGCCTCATCGACAAAGGTCTTGGTCTCCTTGCCGTTCTTCACCTTGATGAAAACGCCAGCCTTCTTCGTCTGGTCTGAAAGCTTGCGATACTCGCTGAAATACTCGCAGAACACCGACAAAGAGAGATCGTCAACCTCGGTAAGGATGCCAGCATCGAACAGCTTGTGCGAAACCCGCTCCCATATCTCGCGCTCATCCTTCGC
Above is a window of bacterium DNA encoding:
- a CDS encoding phage terminase small subunit P27 family, with the translated sequence MKGRPPVPTKLKVLRGNPGHRPINHDEPQPPRTIPECPSHLAKDEREIWERVSHKLFDAGILTEVDDLSLSVFCEYFSEYRKLSDQTKKAGVFIKVKNGKETKTFVDEATGEKISKEVDRFIVQRSPVAAARDAAWAIASRILADFGMTPSSRARLKVELEQERTDSYEAYRGKKTRA